A DNA window from Arachis duranensis cultivar V14167 chromosome 3, aradu.V14167.gnm2.J7QH, whole genome shotgun sequence contains the following coding sequences:
- the LOC107479827 gene encoding uncharacterized protein LOC107479827, protein MQRGQESLYEYWSWFKRLLESCPHHGMNTHLLISYFTGGLCVEDRRLLTASSGGSLSENKTEGESWNLIKDVAEATQHTRVRSDPLKGVVEPCPSESNITKEHALVVANVNYNNCSPYPSQDQNNYPHGSNQHQGWRDNAQGSNQNQRWNNSSSHYNNNQSSSQYHHNINNHQANQNHHNQNQNNYTKYQAPHHRQQSNQSSSSSTNQVDELRAVVDKWDEGYKAQFEAMSAQLAHLTDMISKMSMSSSNNTNQPSSSSSLPSQPQPNPKGGLNAITLQSGSTLEEMPPRVMEDIHEVEVVVEAPHEEGEVDKGHEEEGVNLKEPKRKAIVDEFIPIPFPSMVKKAKKTPEFDLNMLQVFKKVEVTIPLLDYIQQIPKYAKFLKDLCTHKDRIGELETLSLGSSISSLMEPIPKKCGDPGLCLVFCCIGGRTFHDCMCDLGACVSIMPLSIFERLNLAPLKKSAAKFSLADKSVITVTGIAEDVLVAIEDLVFPVDFYILEMPPTENRSSSFVLLGRPFLKTSKFKLDAFTGIYSFEVRDKTIKFNLEEAMKHPPEEHSILRCDVIDEMVAEVREEDHNKLCYHIVEETDDQEGEHEKVVENKLCELDEKLEAKIELKPLPSHLKYTFLEDNQKFSIIIASELPSEEEEKLLDVLKKYKKAIGWILADIVGIDPRKCMHRIFLQEGARPVRQPQRTLNPTILDVVKKEVTRLRQ, encoded by the exons ATGCAAAGAGGCCAAGAGAGTTTGTACGAGTATTGGTCTTGGTTCAAGAGGCTATTGGAATCTTGTCCACACCATGGAATGAACACTCACTTGCTCATTAGCTACTTCACCGGAGGCCTTTGTGTGGAAGATAGAAGATTGCTCACCGCTTCTAGTGGTGGTTCCCTTTCGGAAAACAAGACGGAGGGAGAATCTTGGAATTTGATAAAGGATGTTGCCGAAGCTACACAACATACAAGGGTGAGAAGTGATCCTCTCAAGGGTGTGGTAGAACCGTGCCCTTCTGAATCCAACATAACCAAA GAACATGCCCTTGTAGTGGCTAATGTGAATTACAACAACTGTTCACCCTATCCTTCTCAAGACCAAAATAACTACCCTCATGGTAGTAATCAACATCAAGGGTGGAGGGATAATGCACAAGGGAGCAATCAAAACCAAAGATGGAATAACTCTTCTTCTCATTACAACAACAACCAATCTTCATCTCAATACCACCACAACATTAACAACCACCAAGCTAACCAAAATCACCACAACCAAAATCAAAACAACTACACCAAATACCAAGCACCACACCATAGACAACAATCCAACCAATCCTCTTCATCTTCCACTAATCAAGTTGATGAGCTTAGAGCTGTTGTGGATAAATGGGACGAGGGCTATAAGGCTCAATTCGAGGCCATGAGTGCTCAATTGGCCCATCTTACCGACATGATTTCGAAGATGTCCATGTCCTCCTCCAACAACACCAACCAACCCTCAAGCTCTTCTAGCCTTCCTTCCCAACCCCAACCAAATCCAAAGGGCGGTCTCAACGCCATCACTCTACAGTCGGGGAGTACATTGGAGGAGATGCCTCCTAGGGTCATGGAAGACATTCATGAGGTAGAGGTGGTCGTTGAAGCTCCACATGAAGAGGGGGAGGTAGACAAAGGGCATGAGGAGGAAGGAGTAAACCttaaggaacccaagaggaAAGCTATAGTGGATGAGTTCATTCCTATTCCATTCCCTTCCATggtgaagaaagcaaagaaaacacCAGAATTTGATTTGAACATGCTTCAAGTGTTCAAgaaggttgaggtaaccataCCACTTCTTGATTATATTCAACAAATTCCAAAGTatgcaaaatttttgaaagacttGTGTACACACAAGGATAGGATAGGAGAATTGGAGACACTATCCTTAGGTAGTTCAATTTCTTCCTTGATGGAACCTATTCCAAAGAAATGTGGTGACCCTGGGCTTTGTTTGGTGTTTTGTTGTATTGGTGGACGCACTTTTCATGATTGtatgtgtgaccttggagcttGTGTAAGCATCATGCCGCTTTCCATCTTTGAGCGGTTGAATTTAGCTCCATTAAAGAAGTCGGCGGCAAAGTTTTCCTTAGCAGATAAAAGTGTGATCACGGTAACAGGAATAGCCGAAGATGTACTTGTGGCGATCGAGGATTTGGTTTTTCCGGTTGACTTTTACATCCTTGAAATGCCTCCAACAGAAAATAGAAGCTCATCCTTCGTTctacttggtagacccttcctTAAGACCTCTAAATTCAAGTTAGATGCCTTCACCGGCATATATTCCTTTGAGGTTAGAGACAAGACTATCAAGTTCAATTtggaagaagccatgaagcatCCTCCCGAAGAGCATTCTATTCTCCGATGTGATGTAATCGATGAAATGGTAGCGGAAGTGCGAGAAGAAGACCATAACAAGTTGTGCTACCATATTGTTGAAGAGACGGATGACCAAGAGGGTGAACATGAGAAAGTTGTTGAGAATAAACTCTGTGAGCTTGATGAAAAGCTTGAGGCAAAGATTGAATTGAAGCCTCTTCCATCTCATTTAAAGTATACTTTCTTAGAGGACAACCAAAAGTTTTCGATCATTATTGCTAGTGAGCTTcctagtgaagaagaagaaaagctccTAGATGTTCTCAAAAAGTACAAGAAGGCAATTGGTTGGATCCTAGCCGATATTGTGGGGATTGACCCTCGCAAGTGCATGCATCGTATATTTCTCCAAGAGGGAGCTAGGCCAGTTAGGCAACCGCAAAGGACGCTCAACCCAACCATCCTCGATGTAGTAAAGAAGGAGGTCACTAGGCTACGACAGTAA